The nucleotide sequence GGTCTGTTGCAGTTCGCTGGTCGCCTTTTTCATCGCGGCAACCTGCTGCGTGGCCAAAGCCGACGCCTCCTTCTTCACGCGGGCGTCGACATCCTTTTCCGCCTGTTTCAAGCCTTCGGCGTGGCCGTCCTGGCGTGCCTGTTGCAGAACCTGTTCGGCTTGGGCTTTCGCCTGCCGCAAGACGTTTTGTGCTTCCGTCTTGGCGTGTTCCAACTGTGCCAATCCCTGACCGGCCAAGTCATCCAAATTGAATCCGGCCAGGCTGGACGCCTTCCGCGCCGCCGAGGCGGCCTCTTGTTCGGACTTGGATTTCAGAACGAATGCCATGACGCCTCAGGAATTTCCGCTGTTTGGATTGCTGGTGTGCTTGAAGGTTGTGCGAGCCCGATGAATGCGAGCCCAACGAATACGTCGACCCGATCGATCAGGCGGCTGCCGCCACCGCGGTGGACAACTGAGCTGCCACACGTTGTTTGGCTTGGTCGATATCCGAAATTTTTAGCGGCCCCAAGTTCGCCAAAGCACGACGGGTTTCTTTTTGTGCCGCTTTGGGCAGCATTGCGATCGCGCGATCGGCTTGTTTGCGTGAAATGCCACACAACGCCAGCAAGGCATCGCGTGTTTCAACCTTTCCCAAAGCTTGGCACAACGCCGCGGGCGATGATCGTTCCAGCCTTTGATGGATCTGCTGTGTCATCGCGTCGTCGATGGGCAGGCCACCGGCGAAAGACTCCGGTGCATCCGCCTGTCTTTCCGAAAGCGGGATCGTCATCGGCGTCCCGTTTGTCGACCCCACGGTCACCGACGATGATGGGTTGGGTTGGGCCGGTGGGTTTGCCGGTGTCGGTGAACCCGGAGAATCGATCGGTGATCGTGAAGGGGCCGGATCGTCACCGGGCATGGGCATTCGCGCCATGATTTGCCGCAGGGCACTAGCCCCGCCCGATGATTGAGCGGGCAATTCGATGTCCAAACACTTTGCCCGCAGCATTTCGGACACTTCGTTCAACGTGTCCGGTTCGATCGATTCCAATCGCCCGATCCGGCGCACAACGTCGCGTCGACTGGAGGAATCCAAACGCGACAACAGCTTGGCGGCTTTCTCCGGTTCGATGCTGGCCAGCACGATTGCGGCGATCTGTGGGTGCTCGCTTTCCAGGATTCGCGTCAGTTCGGCGTCGGGTACCGAATCCAAGAATCCCAGTGGATGATTCCGCTTGGGTGTCGCCTGGGGTGCGGCGGTTGTCGGATCCGCGGTACCGGCGGTAGAAACTTGAAACTCGTCATCGACGATGGGTGCATCGACACGATTTTGAATCGACCCGGAAAACGCCTGCAACGCTCGTTTGCGTTCCATCGGATCGACGTCGGCCAACCCCGTCATCGTGCGTCGCAACTGCGTCCGCTGTGTGTCGCTCATCTGCGACATCAATCGGTTGGCCAACGGTCCGGGCAGACTGCTCATCACGATCGCAACGCGTCGCAAGGACACTTCGCGATTCTGTGCGGCCTGTCGCCCGGCATTCATCCTGAAAGCCTTTCCTTGGGTGGGGAATCCGTGACGGTTTCACGACGCCGTCGAACATCGCTTTTAGCGTCCGGCGTCGACCGGGGCTAGATCGCTTCGGGCGGTTTGCCGGGCCTCGCCGGATTCGCGGATCTCGCGTCGCACGACCTAGGCGGCTTCGCCCACCCAGCCGCGAATGACGTTGGCGGCGACCTCAGGATTCGATTCGACCAAGTTGACCAATTCATCCTGTAACGAACCGCCGGTGATGGTCATTTTTTCGCCATCCTCGGGTTTCTTTTCTTCGGGCGGCGGCGGGGCGGGCAACTCCAAACCAAAGCCCTCGGTAAACTCGGCCGGAGTGTCCTTGCCGCCACCGGAAACCGCCGATCGTGCAACGAACAAGGCGAACACACCCAACAACAACAGGGCGATGCTTTTCCACGAATCGGCCAACCACGTCAGCGCCTGGCCGACCGTGTCCGCTTCCTCCACCACGGGGGTTCGCAAGTCGGGCATATCGACGACGGTGACCAGCGGTCGTGCGTCTTCGCCGGCGGCGACTTGCGGCAACATTGGCGTGACCAGCCCCTGAATTTCTTTCTCGATCGTGTCCCGCAACACGTTCAGATCGGCCGTCGTGGCTTTGGGCAACTCTTCGGCTGGCGTATCCGGGTTGTCCCGCATCTGTTGGTCCAGCCAGTACTTGTCGTAATAGCTGGTGGGCAGCGTGATCGTGGCCGTCACCCGCGTGGGCAGCAGCCCCAACGTCCGCGACTTTTCAAAGGTCTGGCCGACCACGCGATCACTCTCTTTCGTGTCGTCGCTCATGGTGGACGTTTGTGCCAAGTCTTCCAAGTTCCGCGCGCGATTGCCGATCGCGTTGGGTTCGGTGCCCGGAACGCCTCCGACCAGCGGCCGATTGGATTGCTGCGAAATCTTTCGTGTCTTTTCGCTGACCGTCGTCGGCTGGGCGTCGTACTGGACACGGGTTTGTTCGGTGTCCAGCGTCGAATCGATTTCCGCGTTAACTTCGACGACCACGCCTTCGATGTACGACAGCTGCTTCATGATTTGGCGACGCGTGGCTTCTTCGACTTCGCGTTCACGACGAATCCACGGGTCTTCTTCATCAGCCAGCGAGGAAGAATCGGGTGAATTCACGTCGGTCACGTTGACATCATTGACGTCCAATCCGAACGCCTTGGCCACGTATTCACGAATCGTGTTGACCCGGCCGCGTTCCAGCGGAAGCGAACCTTCGGGGGTGATCATGACAGCAGCGGATTCGTCGCGTTTGGCCTGGAAAGGCCGCCGTTCGCCCTGGGTGTAGGTCACCACCGCGAAACGAATGTCATGCATTTGTTCCAGGCTGCGGGCGATGTCCTGCTGTTTTCCGACCATCAACTTGGTCCGCACCATGACATCGGAATCAAACGGTCCGGCCGAATCCATCATGGCTTCCAGGTTGCTGCGCAGCCCTGGTGGCAGACTGGCCGCGTCTTCCAATGCGGCCAGAAATTGCGGCCTTTGCGACGCAGGAACACGCACACGACGGCCTTCGGTTCGCCATCCGCTAAGCTGCGCCTGTCCAAACGCGACGTCCATCGCGTTCAGCTCCGACTCGGTGTGCACCGTGTCACCGAACAGGTACACCGTTTCGTCGGTGGTGCCGCCCTTGACCAAGAACGCAAGACTGACGGCGATCGCCGTCACCAACAGCACCGCGATGACGCGGGACTGCATCGGCATGGCCAGGAAAACCTGGCGAGCCTGATCGAAAAGGTCACGAAAGAATGGCACGGGATTGAATGACTATGAAAACGAACAGGTGATTGAATCGGAGCAAGCTTTCGCCCGCTGGGGCGATGACGTTTAGATCTGGATCTGCTGAACTTCGCGATAGGCTTCCATCAATTTGTTCCGGACCTGCAACAGCATGCGAAACGCCAAATCAGCCTTTTGAACACTGGTCAAAACCTCCGCTTCGTTCACATCACCGCCGGTCAGCAATTGGTGAACGTTGTCATCGGCGGTTAGCTGCATTTGGTTGACTTCGCTGACCTTTTCCCCCAGCAACTCGGCGAACGATCCCATCGATTCGGTCGGTCGCGCCGGCGCGGCACCCATCGGATTGGGCGGCGGTGTCGGCGGTCGCAGCGATGGGATCGCGGGCATGACGGACAAGAAAACCTAGGGGGACAGGGGAACGAGAGGCGGACAAAGCGTTCAGGCCAGGATGGTCAGCCGTTCGCGGCCCATGTTCTTGGAGATTTCGATTACCCCGACGTTGGCTTCATACGCCCGCGTGGTTTCCAATGCGTCGACCATCTGGGTCGTCAGATCAATGTTGGGATACGCGACATAGCCTTTCCATTTGCCGTCTTGAATCGCCAGCGGATGATTGGGCTGATAGCGGTACTGGGGCCCCGATTGGTCCTGCAGGATTTCTTTGACCTTCACGCCCGCGACCCCCTGGTCGTCGCTGACGGTCGCGTCGGTTTGGAACACGACTTGGCGAGCCTTGTAGGGATTGGCGGCGCCGGTTTCGTCGGTCAGCGATGACATGTTGGCGATGTTGCCCGAGATCGCATTGAGCCGAGTACGCTGGGCGACCAGCGCCGATGTGCTGATGTCCAATGAACTGATCATGAAAGCTTCCTGGTCAATGGGGACGAAACACGGGGGATCATGTGGCGCGTTCGGTGATCGCGGCACGCAGCAACGCGAATTGGCTTCGCATCGTCGTGATGGCCATGCTTTGCAAGTGCTGGTTCTTGCCGATTTCGGTGACTTGCTGTTCCAACGACACGTCGCTGTCGTCGTGGTAAACGATTTGCTCGGTGGCCGCGCGGGGTCCGGAAAACACATCATCGCGTGTAAAGGGGGTGACCGATCCGCTGGGACGATCGTTGTATCCGGCGATCGAATCCGACAGTGCTTGTTGAAAGTCATCAACGCTGATGTCGCGGGCGCGATATCCGGGTGTCGACATGTTGGCGATGTTGCTGGCCAGCAGGTCGTGTCGTTTCTGGGCAAAGTTCAGCGTTTCTTGCAACGCCGGCAGCGTGCCCGAATTCAAGATGCCAAACATGCGTGTTTCCTCACCCGATGAACGTCGATGGTCTTGCCCGAATCAGGCGGCGCGCCGAACCGAACGGGACTCGGGCTTTTGCGAAGCCGCTGATCGCCGTGGAAAGACGATCGTGACCGCTGCCCCGCCCTGGGGACAATTCTGCCAGTTCAGTTTCGCGCCGGCTTCGGCAACCGCGATCGGAATGCTGCGTGATCGCTTGTCGATGTCCGGACCGTCGTCGGCGATTTCCAATTCCACCGCCGAGTCGGTCTGACACGCGGTGATCATCAAATCCCCGCCGGCATCCAATTCGGCCAAAACCTGCGACGCGATCGAACGCACCACTCGAGTGGTCAGTGCCGGATCGGCCGGGACGGGAATCGACGGGTCGATGTCGACTTCCAGGCAAACCGGCGCCGGATGCGCCATCAGCATGGGGGCCGTGACGGTTTCGACCAGAAGGGCTAAAGAAACACTGGCACCTGGGTCGATGGAAAGATGTGACATGATCCGCTCGCGTCTTGCGTCGATGGCTGGTGGTCATTCGTCGCCGTAACAGTGCGACGTGTTCGAGCCATAGCAATTGCGAGAAGGCCGGGGCAAGCCCGATCGTGCCAACCGTTGCGGTCTGCGGTGGATCGGCCAACACGCGCCAGGACGGTTCAGCGGTTGTCCGCGATACGCTCCAGCATCCCCGCCGGGTCGTTGATCGGCTGATTCGGCGTGTGGGCTTCATCGACCAGACCGGCCAAGAAACGATGGGCTTCGCTGCGAATGGGCTCGGGAACGTCCAGGCGATCCACTTCTTGGTCGATCTTGGCCACCCAGTCTCGCAGTGACGGCAAGTGGCGGTCTTCGATCCAGCCTTCGACCGCACGGCGGGCAAACAGTTCGTCCAGCGGACGGCGGGCCTTGGCAAAGTGATCGTGCTGCAACAGTGCCGGCCAATTCAGACGACCGGAAATCGGATCCAGATACTGCGAAGACAATCCCATCGCTTTCGTTTCGATCCCGTTGGCGTCCGCGGTCGGTTCGATCGGCGCATCGCCCCAGTGACCGGTTAATTCCAAGCCTTCGGGCAATTCCCAACCACCAGGAATCTGCGGAACCATGGCCGCGGCGGCCTTGCGCGCCGTCGCTCGGTCGTAGACACGTCCGAAACGCGATTCACGATTGATTTGCTGGCGTTCTTGGCGAGCGACCAATGCGTCGATGCCGTTTTGCATCGCGGCACTGCGGGCGACTTCCCACTGCGTTTGTGCGTGGGCATGGTTCAAGTTGGCGACGCCCAGACTGCGAATCACATCGGCACGACCGTGCAACACATTGGCATAACTGTTGATCAATCCCGATCGGTACGGCGACGACACCCCGTACGCATAGCCGCCCCAGGGACGATAACCACAGCCGACGTGCCGGTACCCGACGACATACTTCTTCGCCGCATAGCGATCGGCCGAATCGTGATGAAGGTGGTGTTTTCCGGCATGCCCCAGACCGCCGGGGTTTCCCGCCGATGCCAGACCGCCGCCGCAGGCCAACAGCGTGACGCTGGCCAACAACAGGGCACCGGTGGCGGTGATGCGAAAGTGCGAAAAAGGCGAGCAAATCGGGCTGCGAAATGACACGGCGTGGTTCCCCCGAACGACGAATGTGAAAGAACGTGCAACCTGGCCGAAGCGAACATCGCTTTCACCGCAAGGAGCGGTGCAGCGATCGGCCAACGTCCTTCCAAGCGGGCAACCACCGCCGATGTGACAGACTTTCGTCGAGAATTTTCCGCGACGACGAATCGACACCGGATTCGGCGTGAAAACCGCGGTTTTCGGGCGGGCAATCAGTCGCTGCTCAGGTCCAAAGAATCGCCGGACGATCCCGAAAATTGCTGGGTTTGGTATCCCGCCGACACACTGGCATAGCGATTGACGGCTGTCTGCTTGCTGTGCTGGGTCGTCATCTGACGCTGCACGTCGTCACGACTGGCCGCCAGTCGCTGTTCGCATTCCTTTTCGA is from Crateriforma conspicua and encodes:
- a CDS encoding FliG C-terminal domain-containing protein, with amino-acid sequence MNAGRQAAQNREVSLRRVAIVMSSLPGPLANRLMSQMSDTQRTQLRRTMTGLADVDPMERKRALQAFSGSIQNRVDAPIVDDEFQVSTAGTADPTTAAPQATPKRNHPLGFLDSVPDAELTRILESEHPQIAAIVLASIEPEKAAKLLSRLDSSSRRDVVRRIGRLESIEPDTLNEVSEMLRAKCLDIELPAQSSGGASALRQIMARMPMPGDDPAPSRSPIDSPGSPTPANPPAQPNPSSSVTVGSTNGTPMTIPLSERQADAPESFAGGLPIDDAMTQQIHQRLERSSPAALCQALGKVETRDALLALCGISRKQADRAIAMLPKAAQKETRRALANLGPLKISDIDQAKQRVAAQLSTAVAAAA
- a CDS encoding beta-cystathionase, whose amino-acid sequence is MPFFRDLFDQARQVFLAMPMQSRVIAVLLVTAIAVSLAFLVKGGTTDETVYLFGDTVHTESELNAMDVAFGQAQLSGWRTEGRRVRVPASQRPQFLAALEDAASLPPGLRSNLEAMMDSAGPFDSDVMVRTKLMVGKQQDIARSLEQMHDIRFAVVTYTQGERRPFQAKRDESAAVMITPEGSLPLERGRVNTIREYVAKAFGLDVNDVNVTDVNSPDSSSLADEEDPWIRREREVEEATRRQIMKQLSYIEGVVVEVNAEIDSTLDTEQTRVQYDAQPTTVSEKTRKISQQSNRPLVGGVPGTEPNAIGNRARNLEDLAQTSTMSDDTKESDRVVGQTFEKSRTLGLLPTRVTATITLPTSYYDKYWLDQQMRDNPDTPAEELPKATTADLNVLRDTIEKEIQGLVTPMLPQVAAGEDARPLVTVVDMPDLRTPVVEEADTVGQALTWLADSWKSIALLLLGVFALFVARSAVSGGGKDTPAEFTEGFGLELPAPPPPEEKKPEDGEKMTITGGSLQDELVNLVESNPEVAANVIRGWVGEAA
- the fliE gene encoding flagellar hook-basal body complex protein FliE is translated as MPAIPSLRPPTPPPNPMGAAPARPTESMGSFAELLGEKVSEVNQMQLTADDNVHQLLTGGDVNEAEVLTSVQKADLAFRMLLQVRNKLMEAYREVQQIQI
- the flgC gene encoding flagellar basal body rod protein FlgC, with product MISSLDISTSALVAQRTRLNAISGNIANMSSLTDETGAANPYKARQVVFQTDATVSDDQGVAGVKVKEILQDQSGPQYRYQPNHPLAIQDGKWKGYVAYPNIDLTTQMVDALETTRAYEANVGVIEISKNMGRERLTILA
- a CDS encoding flagellar basal body rod protein FlgB: MFGILNSGTLPALQETLNFAQKRHDLLASNIANMSTPGYRARDISVDDFQQALSDSIAGYNDRPSGSVTPFTRDDVFSGPRAATEQIVYHDDSDVSLEQQVTEIGKNQHLQSMAITTMRSQFALLRAAITERAT
- a CDS encoding histidine kinase, with the translated sequence MSHLSIDPGASVSLALLVETVTAPMLMAHPAPVCLEVDIDPSIPVPADPALTTRVVRSIASQVLAELDAGGDLMITACQTDSAVELEIADDGPDIDKRSRSIPIAVAEAGAKLNWQNCPQGGAAVTIVFPRRSAASQKPESRSVRRAA